Proteins encoded by one window of Dialister pneumosintes:
- a CDS encoding MlaE family ABC transporter permease — protein MITMLNWLGKETLNIFQQLGAIVLLLVSTVKQFSKINLHETAKQSLSLGVKSFYIVALTLLFTGMVISVQMAGVLTQYGAAFSIGGIVTIAIGRELGPVLCGVVLAGRCGAAITAELGTMRVTEQIDALRCLAVNPVAYLVVPRVAACMTMLPLLNVMGVAIGIIGAMIVAALQHGVSAYTFFHSIQVFCGTEDIYIGLIKSIVFGMIVALVGCDRGMTCAAGAEGVGKATTQSVVYSIVMLFAANYLLSSFLF, from the coding sequence ATGATAACAATGTTGAATTGGTTAGGAAAAGAAACTCTTAATATTTTCCAACAATTAGGAGCTATTGTACTTTTATTAGTATCTACTGTGAAACAATTTTCTAAAATTAACTTACATGAAACTGCTAAACAAAGCTTATCATTAGGTGTAAAATCTTTTTATATAGTGGCATTAACATTATTGTTTACCGGAATGGTTATTTCTGTTCAGATGGCAGGTGTTTTAACACAATATGGGGCAGCATTTTCTATCGGAGGTATTGTAACTATTGCTATCGGGAGAGAGTTGGGGCCTGTCTTATGTGGGGTTGTTCTAGCCGGTAGATGTGGTGCAGCGATTACAGCAGAATTAGGGACTATGCGTGTTACGGAACAAATTGATGCACTACGCTGCTTAGCGGTAAATCCTGTAGCATATTTAGTGGTTCCTCGCGTAGCTGCCTGTATGACGATGCTTCCGCTTCTTAATGTTATGGGAGTGGCTATTGGTATTATTGGAGCTATGATTGTTGCAGCACTTCAACATGGGGTGTCGGCATATACTTTTTTTCATTCTATTCAGGTTTTTTGCGGAACAGAAGATATTTATATCGGACTTATTAAATCTATTGTTTTTGGAATGATTGTTGCATTGGTTGGATGTGATAGGGGGATGACTTGTGCAGCAGGAGCGGAAGGTGTAGGTAAAGCTACTACACAATCTGTAGTTTATTCCATAGTTATGCTTTTTGCTGCTAATTATTTATTGTCATCTTTTTTATTTTAA
- a CDS encoding SpoIVB peptidase S55 domain-containing protein, with protein sequence MKWDKKCKLTAMICCALSLGVLSTAFAEFMSVSEVKEGMHGIGKTVIHGTTIDTFDVDVLGVMKNRGANGGDLVLVKVSGPVIDSSNGIAHGMSGSPVYINNKLLGAVAYGFSQSGGRIGMVTPIEDMLKIWAIDDNKVQVDTLKPSKDLIPLNTPLMATGYSSSGLEYLTKKMKNFQMVPYAAASSSEDTTAMPLVPGSSVAATMVTGDLKLGAIGTVTYVDDDHILAFGHPFMSKGNTDYFMHNSYIFTVIPSTYSPFKLGSIGAEIGTINQDRGAGIGGISGRIPSFIPLHTTVFDEDLHSRKDLNVRMINNEKLLPTLTATSVYNAISNTIDREGEGTVSLTYSLYPKDIKKKTFKKSNMYWSTKDISSRSVDEIYNVLDILSENRFEKYDIRQIQVDMSVTKERKTAQILDATATPMIVSPGDTIYIKARLQAYRGDIFYKELTFRVPDDQPYGKMILEIRGGGVTPLPYLIEQQKYNLSDEILDRLRVYKDFDHLQKVLLNENQNNQIVVEILDPNVSMIAKDETSGSSTEIQGKKIITKPEYLHEREKKTQQNEDKNSSKSYVNTDYVIYGDGQFSFTVLPPDKREEALKQMVKKQKELIAEMYREQQSSDLINEEESSD encoded by the coding sequence ATGAAATGGGATAAGAAATGTAAATTAACAGCTATGATTTGTTGTGCACTTAGTTTGGGTGTTTTATCAACGGCTTTTGCTGAATTTATGTCAGTTTCAGAAGTTAAAGAAGGAATGCATGGGATTGGAAAGACGGTTATTCATGGAACCACTATTGATACTTTCGATGTAGATGTACTTGGTGTTATGAAAAATCGGGGAGCTAATGGAGGGGATCTGGTTTTAGTTAAAGTTTCAGGTCCGGTTATAGATAGCTCTAATGGCATTGCACATGGAATGAGTGGAAGTCCTGTTTATATTAATAACAAATTATTGGGGGCAGTGGCTTACGGGTTTTCACAATCAGGTGGGCGCATTGGTATGGTTACCCCTATTGAAGACATGTTGAAAATTTGGGCAATCGATGACAATAAAGTACAAGTGGATACTTTGAAACCGTCTAAAGATTTAATACCGTTAAATACACCTCTTATGGCTACCGGATACTCCTCTTCGGGATTAGAATATTTAACAAAGAAAATGAAAAATTTTCAAATGGTTCCTTATGCAGCAGCATCCTCTTCAGAAGATACTACCGCTATGCCGTTAGTCCCAGGTAGTTCTGTAGCTGCAACCATGGTTACAGGTGATTTAAAATTAGGCGCTATTGGAACCGTGACTTATGTAGATGATGATCATATTCTTGCATTTGGACATCCTTTCATGTCTAAAGGAAATACTGATTATTTTATGCATAATTCTTATATTTTTACAGTGATTCCAAGCACTTATAGTCCCTTTAAATTAGGGTCTATAGGTGCGGAGATAGGAACTATTAATCAAGATCGTGGTGCAGGTATTGGCGGGATTAGTGGTCGTATACCTTCTTTTATTCCACTTCATACTACTGTTTTTGATGAAGACTTGCATTCTCGTAAAGATTTAAACGTTCGAATGATTAATAATGAAAAACTACTTCCTACATTAACCGCAACTTCCGTTTATAATGCAATAAGCAATACTATAGATAGAGAAGGAGAAGGGACTGTTTCGTTAACATATTCCCTATATCCTAAAGATATAAAGAAAAAAACTTTTAAAAAGAGTAATATGTATTGGTCAACTAAAGATATCTCTTCTAGAAGTGTAGATGAAATATATAATGTATTGGATATTTTAAGTGAAAATAGATTTGAAAAATATGATATACGACAAATTCAGGTAGATATGAGTGTAACTAAAGAACGTAAAACGGCACAAATTTTAGATGCGACCGCTACACCTATGATAGTAAGTCCTGGTGATACGATTTATATCAAAGCGAGATTACAAGCGTATCGGGGAGATATTTTTTATAAAGAACTGACTTTTAGGGTTCCTGATGATCAACCTTATGGAAAAATGATTTTAGAAATTCGTGGAGGAGGAGTGACTCCTTTACCTTATTTAATTGAACAACAAAAATATAATTTGTCTGATGAAATTTTAGATAGACTTCGAGTTTACAAAGATTTTGATCATTTACAAAAAGTATTGTTGAATGAAAATCAAAATAATCAAATAGTTGTTGAAATATTGGATCCGAATGTAAGTATGATTGCTAAAGATGAAACATCCGGTTCTTCTACTGAAATTCAGGGAAAAAAGATAATAACTAAACCGGAATATTTGCATGAAAGAGAGAAGAAAACGCAACAAAATGAGGATAAAAATTCATCTAAAAGTTACGTAAATACTGATTACGTAATTTATGGGGATGGACAATTTTCGTTTACTGTACTTCCTCCTGATAAAAGAGAAGAAGCTTTGAAGCAAATGGTCAAAAAACAAAAAGAACTTATTGCTGAAATGTATCGAGAACAGCAAAGTAGTGATTTAATTAATGAAGAAGAGTCATCTGATTAA
- a CDS encoding DUF2118 domain-containing protein yields the protein MKNKYKFTILLGLVMSMFTWGESFAFVPQMSVLSGKTVSVIAEGTRVKEGDVLVLVDSLVGPVPAARATVDGVVIEVTVGNGQIIDQNDQVAVISE from the coding sequence ATGAAAAATAAATATAAATTTACTATATTACTAGGGCTTGTTATGAGCATGTTTACTTGGGGAGAATCTTTTGCTTTTGTTCCGCAAATGTCTGTGTTAAGTGGTAAGACTGTAAGTGTTATTGCGGAAGGTACTCGTGTAAAAGAAGGAGATGTTCTTGTATTAGTAGACTCTTTAGTTGGGCCTGTACCGGCTGCTCGCGCAACTGTTGATGGTGTGGTTATAGAAGTTACTGTTGGAAATGGGCAAATTATTGATCAAAATGATCAAGTCGCTGTTATTTCTGAATGA
- a CDS encoding rod shape-determining protein: protein MSIKTNARTQGKIGFIPSSGSLMDWIGSLGAEDIGVDLGSSNVVIYIKNKGLVLPESSVVAMRHNSSDFVAYGTQAEEMEGRTPQGIYTIRPIKESAIIDYKSTAYLLNSIINQSYLKRVFFHPRLIICVPVGITGVQRRALLEAAFTMGARKTVLIEQPIASLIGTGINIENMEGAMVVDVGGGTASVAVVSTHGVVVSDFSRQAGLAMDQAIISYVRDKYKVEIGRKTAEIMKISLGTMWYIKEEQQFLEVCGSSLVTGLPVKITVTGQDVAESLYPLLENIFHKVRNVLQKTPPALLGDIREHGIMISGGAGQLKGLDRMITNLTGIPSYVVEHPLYVNAIGAGTVLEHMNILRDALQDLR from the coding sequence GTGTCGATAAAGACTAATGCAAGAACACAGGGAAAAATAGGATTTATTCCTTCTTCCGGCTCGTTAATGGATTGGATTGGCAGTCTTGGGGCGGAAGATATTGGAGTCGATTTAGGCAGTTCAAATGTAGTTATTTATATTAAAAACAAAGGACTTGTATTACCTGAATCTTCGGTGGTTGCTATGCGTCATAATTCATCGGATTTTGTTGCATATGGGACACAAGCGGAAGAAATGGAAGGAAGAACTCCTCAGGGTATTTATACTATTCGCCCTATTAAAGAAAGCGCGATTATAGATTATAAGTCTACAGCTTATTTATTGAATTCTATTATTAATCAATCTTATTTAAAAAGAGTATTTTTTCACCCGCGTTTGATTATTTGTGTTCCTGTAGGGATTACAGGTGTACAGCGTAGAGCTCTTTTAGAAGCGGCATTTACTATGGGGGCAAGAAAAACGGTTCTTATAGAACAACCTATTGCTTCTTTAATAGGAACCGGAATTAATATTGAAAATATGGAAGGTGCTATGGTAGTTGATGTTGGTGGAGGAACCGCATCTGTGGCCGTGGTGTCTACACATGGTGTTGTAGTCAGTGATTTCTCGCGTCAAGCAGGATTGGCTATGGATCAAGCTATTATTTCTTATGTAAGAGATAAATATAAAGTAGAGATAGGTAGAAAAACTGCTGAAATAATGAAAATTTCATTAGGGACTATGTGGTATATAAAGGAAGAACAACAATTTTTAGAAGTTTGCGGGTCTTCTTTGGTTACAGGGCTTCCTGTAAAAATTACTGTTACCGGACAGGATGTAGCAGAATCCTTATATCCACTTTTAGAAAATATTTTCCACAAAGTAAGGAATGTTTTACAAAAGACGCCTCCTGCACTTTTAGGTGATATTCGAGAACATGGAATTATGATTAGTGGAGGGGCAGGACAGCTTAAGGGGCTGGATAGGATGATTACTAATTTGACCGGTATACCATCATATGTAGTAGAGCATCCTTTGTATGTAAATGCTATTGGTGCAGGAACTGTATTAGAACATATGAATATCCTCCGTGATGCCTTACAGGATCTAAGATAA
- the murA gene encoding UDP-N-acetylglucosamine 1-carboxyvinyltransferase gives MEKLVIKGGRPLHGRVCVSSAKNAVLPIIVATLLPDSPATIIDAPNLEDVRTISSVIEYLGGSVIHKGNEMIFDTSMITKTEASYDLMSRMRASFLVMGPLLAKKRHAKIALPGGCMIGSRPIDLHLKAFEAMGAEITIGNGFVEALAPNGLKGATIYLDFPSVGATENILMAAVLAEGKTIIENAAEEPEIVDLVTFLSSMGANIKGAGTNVIRIEGVKHLYGASHTVIPDRIEAGTFIIAAAMVGGDVVIENVLTEHLKPLLAKLSEAGVVVEKEIDSVHIISQGRIKSADIKTLPYPGFPTDLQAQFMAMMTVGDGVSTITETVFENRFMHVGELCRMGADIRVEGRKAIVHGVPFLQGAFVRATDLRAGAALVLAGLAAHGVTEIGDLHHIDRGYDHLVEKLRGLGADIVRVDKD, from the coding sequence TTGGAAAAATTAGTTATTAAAGGCGGTCGTCCTTTACATGGACGCGTATGTGTATCCAGTGCGAAAAATGCAGTATTACCAATAATTGTTGCAACATTACTTCCCGATAGTCCCGCTACAATTATTGATGCTCCTAATTTGGAAGATGTAAGAACTATTAGTAGCGTTATTGAGTACTTGGGGGGGAGTGTTATACACAAGGGCAATGAAATGATTTTTGATACATCTATGATTACAAAAACCGAAGCATCTTATGACTTGATGAGTCGTATGAGAGCCTCTTTTTTAGTGATGGGACCTTTATTAGCAAAAAAAAGACATGCCAAAATTGCACTTCCCGGAGGATGTATGATTGGAAGTCGCCCTATTGATTTACATCTTAAAGCTTTTGAAGCCATGGGGGCGGAAATTACTATTGGGAACGGTTTTGTTGAAGCTTTGGCTCCTAACGGATTAAAAGGAGCAACTATTTATCTTGATTTTCCTAGCGTAGGTGCAACAGAAAATATTTTGATGGCAGCCGTATTAGCTGAAGGTAAAACTATTATTGAAAATGCAGCTGAAGAGCCTGAAATCGTTGATTTAGTTACATTCCTATCCAGTATGGGAGCTAATATTAAAGGGGCAGGAACTAATGTTATCCGTATAGAGGGAGTTAAACATTTGTATGGAGCATCTCATACGGTTATTCCGGACCGTATTGAAGCCGGTACTTTTATTATTGCAGCTGCTATGGTTGGTGGCGATGTGGTTATTGAAAATGTACTTACAGAACATTTGAAACCACTTCTTGCTAAACTTAGTGAGGCGGGGGTTGTTGTTGAAAAAGAAATAGATAGTGTACATATTATTAGCCAAGGTCGTATTAAATCTGCAGATATAAAAACTTTGCCTTATCCGGGATTTCCTACTGATTTACAAGCACAGTTTATGGCCATGATGACAGTAGGTGACGGGGTAAGTACTATAACAGAAACCGTTTTTGAAAATCGTTTTATGCATGTTGGTGAATTATGTCGTATGGGAGCGGACATACGAGTAGAAGGAAGAAAAGCTATTGTACATGGAGTTCCTTTTTTACAAGGCGCTTTTGTAAGAGCGACAGATTTAAGAGCCGGAGCTGCTTTAGTGTTAGCAGGACTTGCAGCACATGGTGTGACGGAAATAGGGGATTTACATCATATTGATCGTGGATATGATCATTTGGTGGAGAAGTTAAGAGGATTGGGAGCTGACATAGTTCGTGTCGATAAAGACTAA
- a CDS encoding elongator complex protein 3 encodes MKHSIIPLFIPHLGCPHQCIFCNQVRITGRSTSVEADEIKKTIDSYIESGSSDRFWEAAFYGGSFTALPVPVIESLLMPAFKALKQGKIHAIRLSTRPDCINEDILQLLSTYGVTTVELGVQSLDNNILLTAERGHTAEDVVHAVSLLKKHHFIVGLQFMIGLPGEDYASLRSTARKGVALKPDFIRIYPVLALKGTVLGQMIAQKAYRPVSIHEAVVKAAFLKRWYNRHHIKVIRIGLQATEELNMGDAILGGPYHPAMGEMVDQYIAMHQIKPFIIHAEHAEIICSPRDRSKIMGQHRKSWIQYEQLVKKSIICREELSLPQGIVHVCVGENIFVVCIDENYRLKTKSY; translated from the coding sequence ATGAAACATTCTATTATTCCTCTTTTTATTCCACATTTAGGATGCCCTCATCAATGTATTTTTTGTAATCAGGTTCGGATTACGGGAAGAAGTACTTCGGTAGAAGCTGATGAAATAAAGAAAACCATTGATTCCTATATAGAATCCGGCTCTTCTGATAGATTTTGGGAAGCTGCTTTTTATGGAGGTTCTTTTACTGCACTTCCTGTTCCGGTTATTGAATCGTTATTAATGCCTGCTTTTAAGGCCTTGAAACAAGGGAAAATACATGCTATCAGATTATCAACTAGACCTGATTGTATTAATGAAGACATCTTGCAATTGTTATCTACTTATGGGGTAACTACTGTAGAATTAGGCGTACAAAGTTTAGATAATAATATTTTACTTACTGCAGAACGAGGTCATACGGCAGAAGATGTTGTTCATGCAGTGAGTTTATTGAAAAAACATCATTTTATAGTTGGGTTACAGTTTATGATTGGGCTTCCGGGGGAAGACTATGCCTCTTTAAGAAGTACCGCGAGAAAAGGTGTAGCTTTAAAACCGGATTTTATTAGGATTTATCCGGTATTAGCATTAAAGGGAACTGTTTTAGGACAAATGATTGCACAGAAGGCTTATCGTCCTGTTTCTATTCATGAGGCGGTTGTAAAAGCGGCATTCTTAAAACGATGGTATAATCGTCACCATATCAAAGTTATTCGCATAGGATTGCAAGCTACTGAAGAATTAAATATGGGAGATGCTATTCTTGGAGGACCTTATCATCCGGCTATGGGGGAAATGGTTGATCAATATATTGCTATGCATCAGATTAAACCGTTCATAATCCATGCAGAACATGCTGAAATTATTTGTTCTCCTCGTGATCGTTCTAAAATAATGGGACAACATCGTAAATCTTGGATACAATATGAACAATTAGTTAAGAAGAGTATTATTTGTAGGGAAGAATTATCCTTACCACAAGGTATTGTTCATGTTTGTGTGGGGGAGAACATTTTTGTGGTATGTATTGATGAGAACTATAGATTAAAAACTAAGTCATATTGA
- a CDS encoding CBS domain-containing protein — protein sequence MENKTYRAKDFMTKYVFSVPAECTIHELIHLFVSHHMDAIPVTGDDNLLLGIVSEGDLLYKKVRPYVPQYLDVLGASVYYCGYGHYEKSFRKLLATTASEIMTKDVRCVTPETEMETITTLMIDEHLKTVPVVDDKNRLVGVVTRHDILSVIAANEVNINEDKENSHD from the coding sequence ATGGAAAATAAAACGTATAGAGCAAAAGATTTTATGACCAAGTATGTGTTTTCTGTTCCGGCTGAGTGTACAATACATGAACTAATTCATTTATTTGTATCCCATCATATGGATGCTATTCCTGTTACAGGGGATGATAATTTATTGTTAGGGATTGTATCTGAAGGAGACTTATTATATAAAAAAGTAAGACCCTATGTACCACAATACTTGGATGTGCTAGGTGCCAGTGTATATTATTGCGGCTATGGTCATTATGAAAAATCATTTAGAAAATTATTGGCAACAACAGCTAGTGAAATTATGACCAAAGATGTTCGATGTGTAACACCTGAAACTGAAATGGAAACTATTACTACGTTAATGATTGATGAGCATTTAAAAACGGTACCGGTTGTTGACGATAAAAATCGTTTAGTTGGTGTAGTGACTCGTCATGATATTCTATCTGTTATTGCAGCCAATGAAGTTAACATTAATGAAGATAAAGAAAATAGTCATGATTAA
- the rlmH gene encoding 23S rRNA (pseudouridine(1915)-N(3))-methyltransferase RlmH — translation MKFSIIGIGKIKESWMKLGIAEYTKRLATTGKIEFIELSEERIGSRPSSAELMQILDKEAIKLLKCIPDSACVVLLDMKGKSLSSEEFSKWMAQRMITGYSHFCFIIGGPYGNSDLLRKRADCCFCLGKITLTHQMARLITVEQIYRAMKIMKNEPYHL, via the coding sequence ATGAAATTTTCTATTATTGGAATTGGAAAAATAAAAGAGTCTTGGATGAAATTAGGTATTGCGGAATACACTAAGAGATTAGCAACTACCGGTAAAATTGAATTTATAGAATTGTCGGAAGAACGAATAGGGAGTCGACCGTCATCTGCGGAACTTATGCAAATATTAGATAAAGAAGCAATTAAATTGTTGAAATGTATACCTGATAGTGCTTGTGTTGTTTTATTGGATATGAAAGGTAAATCGTTAAGTTCAGAGGAATTTTCTAAATGGATGGCGCAACGTATGATTACCGGATATAGCCACTTTTGTTTCATTATTGGTGGTCCCTATGGTAATAGTGATTTATTACGAAAAAGGGCAGATTGCTGTTTTTGTTTAGGGAAGATTACATTAACACATCAAATGGCTCGGCTTATTACTGTAGAACAAATTTATAGAGCTATGAAAATTATGAAAAATGAGCCATATCATTTATAG
- the rny gene encoding ribonuclease Y → MLFMCITFLVAGLIGCGIGYILRKRLAEAKIESAEEKARQIAIDAQRLLDNTSREAQNLKKEAMMQTREEIHKLREDVEKQNRERRDELQKYEQRLIQKEEHLERRSILVEEREDDVNKKTHLLQTQQEEVEKVYAEQRAKLEEISQMTQSEARTLILDKVDADLTHEKAVRIREAENDIKMNSDQVARKILAAAIQRNAADTVSETTVSVVSLPNEEMKGRIIGREGRNIRAIETLTGVDLIIDDTPEAVILSCFNPVRREIARVALEALVKDGRIHPARIEEVVEKAKKEVEKAIMEAGEAAVLECGIRGIHPELIKTLGKLRYRTSYGQNVLQHSIDVAYFAGVLAAEVGANIDIAKRAGLLHDIGKAVDREREGTHVELGVEIAKRYHEPAGVVDAIASHHGDVEAQYVESVLVAAADAVSAARPGARRETLENYIKRLTKLEDIAKSYSGVENCYAIQAGRELRVLVKPEKVTEDEAVILSHNVAQQIENELQYPGQVKVVVIRETRATDYAK, encoded by the coding sequence ATGCTTTTTATGTGTATTACTTTTCTCGTAGCCGGTCTTATCGGTTGCGGTATAGGATATATACTAAGAAAACGCTTAGCAGAGGCTAAAATAGAATCGGCAGAAGAAAAAGCAAGACAGATTGCTATCGATGCGCAGCGATTATTGGATAATACATCTCGGGAAGCTCAGAATCTAAAGAAAGAGGCGATGATGCAAACTCGCGAAGAAATTCATAAACTTCGTGAAGATGTGGAAAAACAAAATCGTGAACGACGTGATGAATTACAGAAGTATGAACAGCGGTTGATTCAGAAAGAGGAGCATTTAGAACGTAGAAGTATTCTAGTAGAAGAACGTGAAGATGACGTAAATAAAAAAACACATCTGTTACAAACACAGCAAGAAGAAGTAGAGAAAGTATATGCAGAACAAAGAGCGAAGCTAGAAGAAATTTCACAAATGACACAAAGTGAAGCGAGAACATTAATTCTTGATAAAGTAGATGCAGATTTAACTCACGAAAAAGCAGTAAGAATTAGAGAAGCTGAAAACGATATTAAGATGAACTCCGATCAAGTGGCAAGAAAGATTCTTGCTGCAGCTATTCAACGAAATGCAGCAGATACAGTTTCTGAGACAACGGTTTCTGTAGTTTCCTTACCTAATGAGGAAATGAAAGGGCGTATTATAGGTCGCGAAGGTCGTAATATTAGAGCAATAGAAACTTTAACAGGTGTGGATTTAATTATTGATGATACGCCGGAAGCGGTTATCCTATCTTGTTTTAATCCTGTACGACGTGAAATTGCTCGTGTAGCATTGGAAGCTTTAGTTAAAGATGGTCGAATTCATCCGGCACGTATCGAAGAAGTCGTGGAAAAAGCTAAGAAAGAAGTAGAAAAAGCTATCATGGAAGCAGGGGAAGCCGCTGTATTGGAATGCGGTATTCGCGGTATTCATCCTGAGTTAATAAAGACTTTAGGGAAGTTACGTTATCGTACCAGTTATGGACAAAATGTACTTCAACACTCCATTGATGTAGCTTATTTTGCCGGAGTATTGGCAGCGGAAGTTGGCGCTAATATTGATATAGCAAAACGTGCAGGTCTTCTTCATGATATAGGAAAAGCGGTTGATAGGGAACGTGAAGGTACACATGTAGAATTAGGTGTTGAAATAGCTAAGCGCTATCATGAACCTGCCGGAGTTGTTGATGCTATTGCATCTCATCACGGTGATGTAGAGGCTCAGTATGTAGAATCTGTTTTAGTGGCGGCAGCAGATGCTGTTTCTGCTGCAAGACCTGGGGCTCGCAGAGAAACTCTTGAAAACTATATTAAACGATTAACAAAATTGGAAGATATTGCTAAATCTTATTCAGGTGTTGAAAATTGTTATGCTATTCAAGCGGGTAGAGAACTTCGTGTTCTGGTAAAACCGGAAAAGGTTACAGAGGATGAAGCTGTTATACTTTCACATAATGTGGCGCAACAGATTGAAAATGAATTGCAATATCCGGGGCAAGTTAAGGTAGTGGTTATTCGAGAAACAAGAGCAACTGATTATGCAAAATAG
- a CDS encoding MBL fold metallo-hydrolase: MKKLYTIGFLNHSGFYVELEDCILIFDYYQDPEQRVDSLLAETTKKVYFFVSHMHFDHFNPEISRFSDKVEQYFIHKDCILPEENLGKVCFMSVGEKVVTSTLEVNMFGSTDIGGSFWIEHKDITLFHAGDLNWWHWSGAGDRDNLSARTLYFRELKKFIGKQVDLLFFPVDARQEVAREWGVRQFMEVVKVKKLLIPMHASGEKWHPSYSFIWRFPDVPIWVPSCDGEVYRGDM; this comes from the coding sequence ATGAAAAAATTATATACCATAGGTTTTTTAAATCATAGTGGGTTTTATGTGGAATTAGAAGACTGTATTTTGATTTTTGATTACTATCAAGATCCTGAACAACGTGTAGATTCACTGCTTGCAGAAACAACTAAGAAAGTTTATTTTTTTGTTTCGCATATGCATTTTGATCATTTTAATCCGGAAATTTCTAGGTTTTCGGATAAAGTAGAACAATACTTTATACATAAAGATTGTATACTCCCGGAAGAGAATCTAGGAAAAGTTTGTTTTATGAGTGTAGGAGAAAAAGTTGTAACGTCTACATTGGAAGTGAATATGTTCGGTTCGACGGATATAGGTGGCTCTTTTTGGATTGAACATAAAGATATCACCTTATTTCATGCAGGTGATTTAAATTGGTGGCATTGGTCGGGGGCCGGCGATAGAGATAATTTATCTGCTCGCACTTTATATTTTAGAGAACTTAAAAAGTTTATAGGAAAACAAGTTGATTTATTATTTTTTCCTGTAGATGCAAGACAAGAAGTCGCACGAGAATGGGGCGTACGTCAATTTATGGAAGTTGTGAAAGTTAAGAAATTATTGATTCCCATGCATGCATCCGGGGAAAAATGGCATCCTTCCTATTCTTTTATATGGAGATTTCCGGATGTACCGATTTGGGTACCGTCTTGTGATGGAGAAGTGTATAGAGGAGATATGTAA
- a CDS encoding GNAT family N-acetyltransferase, producing MNILHNVRFNKFYVQNHMDCCLTYELKGQVCIVKHTFVQEELRGQKIAYELTSKIYHWAKQNHFIIQSECSYMTTWLKRYSHISK from the coding sequence ATGAATATTCTACATAATGTTCGTTTTAATAAATTTTATGTACAAAACCATATGGATTGCTGTCTTACATATGAACTAAAAGGACAAGTTTGTATCGTAAAACATACTTTTGTACAGGAGGAACTTAGAGGTCAAAAAATTGCATATGAACTCACATCTAAAATTTACCATTGGGCAAAACAAAATCATTTTATCATACAATCAGAATGTAGCTATATGACTACATGGTTAAAACGTTATTCTCATATTTCAAAATAA
- a CDS encoding ComF family protein — protein MLSFLKLLMELVYPSRCLGCGKLSSSEMSTWCEHCVRSFWYPRMLISSKTTDLDGCYTLTNYTGYMRKYLIQLKFGHRERDFRSFWGLLKKFPWWNSLESFSIAIPIPLSKKRKEERGYNQTDILFQKWMELQGRIYYPDGLVKLRNTYPQSMLSRIGRIKNLKHSFHVNKYINIKGKEILLLDDIYTTGATLKMAAKELKRVGAKRVIGMVIASNAK, from the coding sequence ATGCTAAGTTTTTTAAAACTACTTATGGAACTTGTTTATCCGTCAAGGTGTCTTGGCTGTGGTAAATTATCTTCGAGTGAAATGTCAACTTGGTGTGAGCATTGTGTTCGTTCTTTTTGGTATCCTAGAATGCTTATTTCGTCCAAAACAACAGATTTAGATGGATGTTATACACTTACTAACTATACCGGATACATGAGAAAGTATCTTATACAGTTGAAATTCGGACATAGAGAAAGAGATTTCCGTTCTTTTTGGGGGTTACTTAAAAAATTTCCTTGGTGGAATAGTTTAGAATCTTTTTCTATTGCCATACCTATTCCTTTGTCAAAAAAGAGAAAAGAAGAACGAGGTTATAATCAAACGGATATATTATTTCAGAAATGGATGGAGCTACAAGGACGAATTTATTATCCGGACGGATTGGTTAAATTGAGAAATACATACCCACAATCCATGCTTTCCAGAATAGGACGTATAAAAAATCTAAAACATTCTTTTCATGTTAATAAATATATTAATATAAAAGGGAAAGAGATATTGCTTTTAGATGATATTTATACAACGGGAGCTACCTTGAAAATGGCGGCAAAGGAACTAAAACGTGTGGGGGCAAAGCGAGTAATAGGAATGGTTATTGCAAGTAATGCTAAGTAA